The following DNA comes from Ornithinimicrobium avium.
CGGACAGGTCGATCGCGGCGGAGGCCCGGGCCTCGTCCATCGGCGCGGTGAACCCGTAGCGGCCGATGCCGCGCTTGTCCCCCAGCGCCTCGCGGAGGGCCTGGCCGATCGCGAGCGCCACGTCCTCCACGGTGTGGTGCTCGTCGATGTGCAGGTCCCCGTCGCAGCGGACCGTCATCGCGAAGCCTCCGTGCTTGGCGAGCTGGTCGAGCATGTGGTCGAAGAAGCCCACGCCGGTCTCGGCGTCGCCGCCGGGCGTCCCGTCGAGGTCCACGTCGACGGTGATCCGCGTCTCGGAGGTGTTGCGCTCCACGTGCGCGGTGCGGGGGCGGACGACGACCTCGTGCGCGATCTGCGGCCACGTGGTCGTCGCCAGGTCGCCGGCGAGCTCCTCGCGCGCCGGCAGCAGGTAGGTGCGGATCCCCAGGTTGTCGCCGAACTCCTTGTCCGAGGGCCGGTCCCCCACCATGAAGGACCGCTGCCAGTCCACACCCCGGTCCTTGAGGAGGTGGACGACCCGCCCGATCCCGGGCTTGCGGGTCCACGGCGCGTCGGGGCCGCCGTGGTGCGGGTCGATCACGACCTCGCGGAAGCGCACGCCCTGGCTCGTCAGCACCTGCATGACCAGGCCGTGCGCGCGGTCGAAGTCCTCCTGCGGGAAGGAGTCGGTGCCCAGGCCGTCCTGGTTGGTCACCATGACGAGGTCGAAGCCGGCGTCCTGGATGCGCAGCAGCGCGGGGATCACGCCGTCGACGAAGGCGACCTTGGCCGGACTGTCGACCTGGTGGTCCTCGGGCTCGTGGACGATGGTCCCGTCGCGGTCGACGAAGCAGATGGGTCGGGCGCTCATGCGGTGGTCTCTCCCAGGGCGTTCTCGAGGGCGGACATCTCCTCGGCGGAGCCGATCGAGATGCGGAGGGCGTCCTCCAGTGCGGGGTGGTGGCGCACGTCGCGCACCACGATCCCGGCGGAGGCCAGGGTATGCAGCAGCGCGTCCGGGTCCTCGCACCGCACCAGCAGGAAGTTGGCCTCGCTGGCGTAGACGGCGCGCACGCCGTCCAGGGCGCGCAGCCGGCGGCCGAGCGCGTCGCGCAGCCGGAGGGTCTGCATCACCCGGCGACGGGTCTCGGCGAGGGCGGCCGGGGCGAGGGCGGCCACGCCCATCCGGGCGACCGGGACCGGCACCGGGTAGGGCGCCTGGACGCGGCGCAGGACGGCGGCGAGGTCGGGGTGGGCCAGCCCGGCGCCGATCCGCGCGCCGGCCAGGCCGTGGGCCTTGGACAGGGTGCGCAGCACCACCAGCGTGGGGTGCTCGGCGAGCAGGCTGGTGGCCGAGCGCTGGGCGGCGAACTCGCCGTAGGCCTCGTCGACGACCACGACCGCCTGGTCGGCCAGCTGCTCGGCGAGCGCCGCGAGCTCGCGCAGCGGCACCAGGGAGCCGGTGGGGTTGCCCGGCGAGGCGACGAAGACGAGGCGGGCGCCGGTGCGGCGGGCGGCGGCGGCGAGGGCCGCGGTGTCCACCTGCCAGCGCAGGCCGTCCTCGGTCTGGGGGACGTCGGTCACCGGTACGCCGTGGAGGGCGGCGCTGACGGCATACATCCCGAACGTCGGGGAGCTGATGAGGATGCCGTCTCCGCCGGGCAGGCACAGGGCGCGGACGAGCAGCTCGATGAGCTCGTCGCTGCCGCGGCCGACGACGACCTGGTCGGGGGCGGCGGCGCACAGGTCGGCGAAGGCGTCGACGAGGTCGGCCGGCTGCGGGTCCGGGTAGCGGCGTGCGGCGCCACCGGGGTCGACGCTGCTCGGCAGCCCGGACTCGTTGGCGTTGAGCCAGACCTGGGCCGCGGCCCCGGGCGCGCTGGTGCGGGCCGAGGAGTAGCCGGCGAAGCCGCGCAGGTCCTGGCGGAGCAGGTGGGAGGGGAAGCCGGTCACGACGCCCGCCCCGCCCCGGCCCGGTCCAGCCGGCGGGTGACGGCGCGCTGGTGGGCGTGCAGCTGCTCGGCGCCGGCGAGGACGACCGCGCA
Coding sequences within:
- the hisB gene encoding bifunctional histidinol-phosphatase/imidazoleglycerol-phosphate dehydratase HisB — translated: MSARPICFVDRDGTIVHEPEDHQVDSPAKVAFVDGVIPALLRIQDAGFDLVMVTNQDGLGTDSFPQEDFDRAHGLVMQVLTSQGVRFREVVIDPHHGGPDAPWTRKPGIGRVVHLLKDRGVDWQRSFMVGDRPSDKEFGDNLGIRTYLLPAREELAGDLATTTWPQIAHEVVVRPRTAHVERNTSETRITVDVDLDGTPGGDAETGVGFFDHMLDQLAKHGGFAMTVRCDGDLHIDEHHTVEDVALAIGQALREALGDKRGIGRYGFTAPMDEARASAAIDLSGRPFFRYEGSFQRPSVGEFPTEMVEHFWRSFADALRCTLHLSVTGENTHHQIEVGFKAVARALRQALARQGDATELPSTKGVL
- the hisC gene encoding histidinol-phosphate transaminase; the protein is MTGFPSHLLRQDLRGFAGYSSARTSAPGAAAQVWLNANESGLPSSVDPGGAARRYPDPQPADLVDAFADLCAAAPDQVVVGRGSDELIELLVRALCLPGGDGILISSPTFGMYAVSAALHGVPVTDVPQTEDGLRWQVDTAALAAAARRTGARLVFVASPGNPTGSLVPLRELAALAEQLADQAVVVVDEAYGEFAAQRSATSLLAEHPTLVVLRTLSKAHGLAGARIGAGLAHPDLAAVLRRVQAPYPVPVPVARMGVAALAPAALAETRRRVMQTLRLRDALGRRLRALDGVRAVYASEANFLLVRCEDPDALLHTLASAGIVVRDVRHHPALEDALRISIGSAEEMSALENALGETTA